GTTGGTTTTCGTTGGGTACGATAACGGTAACGGTGATAAAGGCGGTGACATTGATATGGACCAGGATATAGACGTGCCAATGTTGTTTACTCCAGGTGTAATGGAGGTTATATGCCTAGACAACATTTTGCGCAGGCATGAGCAATCCATTCTCATCACGCTGGCTGCCATTAACAAACGGGAATCTGTTATGGAGAGACTTCGTGCCTTCTTGGTTATTGCTGCTAAAGATTTATCTATACCTTCAGCGGGTGGATATGACGTGGGGACGGATGGTTGTTCCAATAGTGCAGACGGCAATCCTGCATCTGCTACTGCATCGTCTCTGGTTCTCCAGCGCTGTGGTGCACCGGTACCCCTTAGGCGTTACATGGATGTTAACGATGCGAGCTGGACTTCATTCCGTGCCAAAGCCAACAAGAAGAAGTGGGGTGTTCAAAGTTTGAAACAGCGGTGGGGCTCCGATGCACGACTGCGCGGCGGATATCCGGCCGTGTGGCAGCGCTATTATAAGTTGGGTGTGTTGTGCCTCTTATATCAGCTCCAGCAGGCATCGTTGGAGGTGGTGGAGGGCATTCGTGCATGGCGTGGGACTCTTACCGCCCCGTTTCCATTTGTTACCAAAGGGCACAATTATTTGCTTGCCATGGCGCAAAGTATGGCTGAACTCGCCAATGACCCCGTCATGcatttcctcttcccgcCACCTACCCcgaggaagaagaggcctGGGGAACCAAAACCAAAGCCTGGCATCAGTTTCAAATTTAGTGATCCCGACCCGGCGAGTTTTGTATTGCCCATGTGCCTACAATATTACCCACTGCTTTCCAATATGCCGCATTTACCAGTGTACAAACAACCTCCTAATGCTTTGGTTGGGATTAACACTCCATTCGACTTTGGAGGTGCTGACACCAAAGGAAATGAGGAGGGTCTGAGAGGAACAATTCCCATGCCATCTTCTTATGTTGGGGCATTGGTGGTGCATCAAGGCCGTATACGCCCTAACAGTAGCAGTGGCGGCAGCGGTTCCTCTCAGACCCTTTTAGATTTATCGTATGGCCGTCGGTTATTAAAGGCTGAACAGGTTGTACATAGTGAACTGCGTGTACAGTTGCGGTTGATAGAATGGGAATTGACGTTGTGTGCGAAGGGGTGTTATCCCCTTCTGCTACGCGATGTGGGCCAAACGGAAGTAGTATATTTACGATCAACAAAGCGGCAAGAAGAATGGTACTTTCACCTGCGTGACAAACTCATTTGTCTTGAGGAGGGAAGTAGTGCCGTAGTGAGAGGTTAGAGGGGCTAATTTAatgttttaattatttttgttatttttacttttcgttACTAGAAGGTACGCGTCCACGTCTCACCcaattttcccccctctcttcaTCCGTGACACgtgcatgtatatatgcttTTGCCTATGCTTGTGCTTATGCTTGTGTGTTTACATGTGTAACCACCGCCCTATATTCTTCTTTGTTCATCCCTGTTgctcttttcatttctctcccCCATTTGCTTTACTCCGCTTCCgcttcctctccttcattttttatttttccgtaTTTGCTTATTATAgctttaattttaattttaattttgttgttcgtccttattttcattggttttcatttctttttttttctgttttgtgtgCACTTTTTTGTCACATTATTTGCATATACTTTTTAAAGAATTTGCACATGGTCATGAGGTCTCAGTTGTGTAGACGAGCGGgtaaggagaaaagaaaagaaaagaagagaagagaagagaagaggagatGAGAAGATGAGAGAATAGAGAAGATAAAGTGACGATAACAAAGTCACAGAAACAAATAGATGAGTGAATGAGGAGACATGTGTGACGGGAAGGgggagaatttttttttttaaaagaaaaagtgaatgCTTCTGATGTTTATttaggaagaagaagaagggacgCCGGTACCTACccgtgtatttgtgtgcatgCCGATGCCGCAACTCCCTTtgagagaagaaagagagaagaaaaaaagaaggaagaggaaagtttatatatataaatatatataaacatatgtcTGTGGGAGTGGGAGTGCGTACATAAAAGGGAATGATAGAAGCACATGAATGAGagataaagagaaaagatCAGAGAGTGTcggtcattattattattattttttttttttggctgcaAAACTTTACATTCCCTATATTATGTTCACAGCTGCCTTCATTTCTTTGCACTTTCTCTACTCCGTATaatcttttctcctcttttcttttttttcttttctttatatattttcccATCCTACTTATGCAGTGCCCAAGGAAGAACATCTTATGTGAGCATTTCATAGGACAGAAGCGGAATCAACATCAGGTGGGACGCCACACAACACATTTGTCAAAAACTTGAACGTGTGCTCTCctgaaggaagagaaacataaaaaacaccaccaccaccaccaccaccaccaacaacaacaactaaacaGAAAactaaactaaaaaaaagaatagggGGAAGGGTGTGGTACACTGACAACGCAAACGAAGGACAGATTAGCCTACTGTGAGGGTTggaacttttaaaaaaaaaataattaaaaaatccggaaaggaaaagtttcaataataaaaggaaaaagagagagagaacgggacaaaagaggaggaagtctctctctgtgtgtgtgtgtgtttgtgtgtttgtgtgagaCGTGATGGAtactctcttttattttcctgttGGATGCCTTATTGGCGCTGTTTGTGTAGTTATATGTTACCTCTTTGGCATGGAGTGTCCGGTATTTGTTGGTTCCACCGTCAAGGGCGCCGCATGCTTTATGGTGCAGAAGCTTACTAACTGTGATGTTTCCCTTTTACGCAGCAGCACATTATTCATACCATCTGAtagttcctctttttcttttgtcccGAATCATGGGATTGGATCAGCTGCCAGGAGGTCGCTGTATGGCAGGAATGATAATGAGATTAAAAATCCACTGATGACACAACGATGCCAGAGTCCTCACTCGGCGGGATCGACTTTATCACCGGAACGGTTAACAGTCATGTGCCAACTGGCCATGTGCCatgaagatgaggaggatTATGTTGTGAGGAACTGCCACCTGGTGATGTCGGAATCGTTTATGATGTTATACGAAGTGCTTTCTTCACATAGCGTTGGAAACCATGAACGTGCAATTACAAATGAACGTTTTATTGGCCGCATACAGATGGACCGAGTGGTATCCCGGGCGATTTATGTGAGCTCGGCGGATAAGCGCTCCCTTCGCACCGGTGGGTTGCATGGGCACATGTTGATGCTCACAACTCATTCGGGCGATGACGGTCTCTTCTTTGAGGCTGAAGATGGTGAATGTGGTatagaggaggaggatccATCATTGGGTGTGACGGTGCGTGGCAGTAAATGGTGGGATGCAAGTAGTAAAACCCTTCATGATGTAATGttagggaggaggaggagcagtGGGTTGGTAGGTGTCACTAAGAGGGATGAGTCAGTTGAAAAACTCAGCAACTCGGCTAGTCTTCGTGCATCTGTCGGCGGACATGGGGAGAATTCATG
This region of Trypanosoma brucei brucei TREU927 chromosome 1, complete sequence genomic DNA includes:
- a CDS encoding hypothetical protein, unlikely (unlikely gene predicted by glimmer), with amino-acid sequence MRDKEKRSESVGHYYYYFFFLAAKLYIPYIMFTAAFISLHFLYSV